The following is a genomic window from Bacteroidia bacterium.
GTATCGAGCTTCGCTTCCCGGATCATCTCGGCCAATTCTCGTCCGCTGATCACCGGCAGATGATCTTCGATCAGCGCGACATCGGGTCGCAACGCTTCGATGAGTCCCAGAGCCGTTTCACCATCCATGCTGTCGCCGACGATACGGAGATCGGGCTGCCCGCTCATCCGCTGTTCCATGGAGCTGCGCAGCATGGGTTGCTGTATGGCCAGAAAAACGCCTTTCTTGTCTATGCTCATGATACACTTGGGGTCTTGACGCTGCAACGGTATGTGGCAGCGTGAGTGATATACTCCATCATCCGCATTCGTTGATACGGAGAGAAGCAGACAGAATGTCCAGTTATAGAGACAACGAAAAGTACGAAAGCATTTCGGATATGTCAAGTCCTATATTTTTCCCTTGAGCGGAAAGGTCCCGCAACGGAACGGATGATTGCCACCACGGAGGCTTCGTGTGTCTGACAGCGATACACAGGCGTGTCACACGGAGTACGGCGTGACGACAGGTACCGGGGTCGGAAACATGCGTTGAGATGGATCTGCTCCCTGATCCCGAAGATAGCACCGATGTATTGGCGATGGCAACTCTTGCTGTTACGCTCCATCCCTACAAAATTGCCCGGCGGCGGTATCGAGAAACGCATGAAGCGCCGCCTCCACCAACGCTTCGTGCTTCGGCTGCACAGGAAACGGCATGATGTGCGAATACGGATACGCGAAGTCGAGCACATGCGTCACGATTCCGGGGCGGCCGTGTTCACCGTCCAGCACCGCAAGGGTGTCAAGCGGTGTGATCACCGTATCACCCTCGAGCACCACGGCGATCAGGCGATCGCGCAGCGCCTCCAACGCGGTTTCCCTTTCCGCACGACTGCCCTCGAAGGTGCTCATGAGCCGGAACGCCCTGCCGAGCGCATGTGCATCGGAAAGGAAGTGATCGAGACGCGCGTCCTTCATACGGTGTCCCGGTAGATCCGGGCCGTAAAATCGCAGGAGCGCTTCCCATGCGGCACCGTCGAGTATCGCCCGGTCCACGAGATGCATGCGGTCCAGTGTCGTCCCTCCGCAAAACAGGACAGCGCGGGCATCCCGAAACAGCGGGGACGCATCCGCCATGAGCAGCAATTGCGACAAAAATGCGCCGATGGAGTAGCCGAAAAAATCCACCGTCGTGCCCTCTCCAAACAGCGAATGTCTTCCCGATCGCAGCAACCCGGCCAGCGCGGTCACATCCATACACGACTGCATCGCCGCCCAGAACAGCCTCGACGGTTGCGCGTGCAGACGCGTACTGATAGCCGCATTGCTGAAGCTGGAAGCGGTGAGACCGGGAGTGCGCTCCATCCGTTCGAGCGACACATCGCGCATCGCCCGCGGCACGCACCATCCAGCGCCGGCGCGCTGCATATGCAGCGCCAATGGGAAAAGTATCACCGGACGCGAGCAGCGGCGCGCCAATCCCAGCGCCCAGGGCAGGCATTTCTCCCAATGCTGTTCGTTCAGTCCATGCAGCAAGAGTATCGCGTTGTTGAAGCGGGGCACGCCTGCCGGAGCAAGAATGTGATAGATGAAGTCGCGGTTTTCCCCTATGCGTGCATCCGCAATCGCGAGCGCTTCGTTACTACCCGAAACACTGGCGGAGACCTCCGAAACCGCCTCCGCCACAAAGCAAAGGTCGTGCTCTGCACAACGATAGGAAGCATGGCCCGGGAGCAGGTCGGCTGCGTTCGAAGTACAGCGCCATTGCGTGAGCCGATACGGCATCCCCTCGATCGGCTGCATGTCACGTTGAGCGGCCCACGCCGCCCGCAGCGCCGCATAGTCGGAGAGATAGGACATGGTATGGGATGCAGGTATCGCTCAACCCATGAGCGACAAACCCACCGCGAAAAAGATGAGAATGATCACGATGTACAGGGGGAGCACGATAATCAGCTGTGCGACGATGCTGTGGCCGAGCACCGCGAACGCCCGCGTCAGAAAGCTGCCGCTCAGCAACTTCGTATCCGGCAGCGCCGGCATGGCGTCCTGTCGCTGCCTGATATCGCGAAGCAGCCGCTCGATACCGTCTATGCGCTGCTCGAATTCGTTGAGCTTCTCTTGGACCTCGGGTGTATCCATGCTGTCCTCATGAGTGAATGGGCATATACGGAGCAAGATATCACCATGCGCGACGCGGCGCAATGGCTCGGACAGGTGAAAAGGGAAAAGGCGAAAAGGAAAAAAGGTGAAAAGGTAAGAGACTGTTACCTTTTCACCTTTTCACCATTTTACCTTTTCACCATTTCACCTTTTCACCATTTCACCTTCACGATCCCACCCGGCGAACCAAAAACCTCCATCAGCTGTTATAAAAGATCATGACGTCCCCGCTCGTATCCATCATTCTCGCAACCTGGAACAGGGCTCCGCTGCTGCGGCGGGCCATCGCATCGGTGCGGGCGCAGCGCTGGAAGCACTGGGAGTTGATTATTGTGGACGACGGCAGCACCGATGGCACACAGGACCTGCTCGCGGAAGTATGTCGGAGTGATACGCGGATAAAAATATTCCGCCACGCCAACGCCGGTCCCGCCCGCAGCCGCAACGAGGGAATGCGGCATGCACGCGGCGACATTGTGACCTTCCTCGACTCCGACGACGAGTATCTGCCGGAGCATCTGTATTCCCGGATGCACTTGTTTCAACATGATCGGGACCTCCCATTCGTGCATGGCGGGATTCTCGTCTCGTGCGATCCCTCGCTCGCCTTCGTTCCCGATCTCGATGACACCTCGCGCCTCATCCCGTTGCGGGATTGCGCCGTGGGCGGCACCTTCTTCGCGCGCCGTGGCGTCATCGAGTCCGTCGGCGGCTGGCACGAAGGTTACGGCGAGGATGCCGATCTGCTGCGTCGCATATCACTGCGGTACCGCCTCCTCCGCGTGGACACGCCGACCTACCTCTACCACCGCGAGACCGCCGACAGCAGATGCACGCAGGCGGGGGAGGGTGCGTGAGCAGGACGCACTGCCGCAGGATGATTTTTCGTGAAACTGATGAGATGCCGCACGGGACCGGAACCCCAGGTCCTTGACGCATTTTCCCCTTTGAATGTCCCCTCCCGTTTCGTAATCTGAAACGATTATTCACGCTCTGGAAGGTGAGCATGTCGCGTCGGCCCGTGTCCGCAAATTTTAAAATTGTCATCGTCGCACTCGCCGTCATCATCGTGCTCGGCGTGCTGCTGTACACGCAGTCCATCGTCGAGAAATTGCAGGAGCGCGAACGCACCAGCGCGGGGCTGTACACCAAGGCTTTCGAGTACATCGCCAGCGACGCCTCGCAGTCGGGAGATTATACCTTCGCTTTCGACATGATTCGCGCCATTGACTTCCCCATCCTGCTCACCAATGCGGACA
Proteins encoded in this region:
- a CDS encoding DUF6051 family protein, with translation MSYLSDYAALRAAWAAQRDMQPIEGMPYRLTQWRCTSNAADLLPGHASYRCAEHDLCFVAEAVSEVSASVSGSNEALAIADARIGENRDFIYHILAPAGVPRFNNAILLLHGLNEQHWEKCLPWALGLARRCSRPVILFPLALHMQRAGAGWCVPRAMRDVSLERMERTPGLTASSFSNAAISTRLHAQPSRLFWAAMQSCMDVTALAGLLRSGRHSLFGEGTTVDFFGYSIGAFLSQLLLMADASPLFRDARAVLFCGGTTLDRMHLVDRAILDGAAWEALLRFYGPDLPGHRMKDARLDHFLSDAHALGRAFRLMSTFEGSRAERETALEALRDRLIAVVLEGDTVITPLDTLAVLDGEHGRPGIVTHVLDFAYPYSHIMPFPVQPKHEALVEAALHAFLDTAAGQFCRDGA
- a CDS encoding glycosyltransferase; this encodes MTSPLVSIILATWNRAPLLRRAIASVRAQRWKHWELIIVDDGSTDGTQDLLAEVCRSDTRIKIFRHANAGPARSRNEGMRHARGDIVTFLDSDDEYLPEHLYSRMHLFQHDRDLPFVHGGILVSCDPSLAFVPDLDDTSRLIPLRDCAVGGTFFARRGVIESVGGWHEGYGEDADLLRRISLRYRLLRVDTPTYLYHRETADSRCTQAGEGA